A region from the bacterium genome encodes:
- a CDS encoding KpsF/GutQ family sugar-phosphate isomerase, which produces MSPQQNVPASLEAARHLLEVEAAAVTGLINRINGDFEKAIRLLLNVRGHVVVTGVGKSGHIGRKISATLASTGTPSSFLHPSEAVHGDLGMVTKEDAAIVISKSGETDELWAVLPYLKILGIPIIGLLGNVNSGMAEKCDVVLDASVSEEGCPMNLAPTASTTAALALGDALAVALLKAKGFQAEDFKFLHPGGALGRRLSLTIQDVMHAENEMPIVNSKDDLKTSIMCMTRQRLGAVCVVDDQGNLLGIFTDGDLRRSLERNVDLSRVKIGEVATRNPKTVSPDLLVSRAVNIMEQFNIMVLPVVEESGKLVGIVHMHDLLKSGIGR; this is translated from the coding sequence ATGAGCCCACAGCAAAACGTTCCCGCTTCACTTGAGGCAGCACGGCACTTGCTCGAAGTTGAGGCTGCAGCCGTTACCGGGCTGATAAACCGTATCAACGGGGACTTCGAGAAGGCCATCAGACTTCTTTTGAATGTCCGCGGACATGTCGTTGTAACCGGAGTGGGCAAGAGCGGGCATATTGGCAGAAAGATTTCCGCGACTCTTGCCTCCACAGGCACCCCGTCTAGTTTCCTTCATCCTTCCGAAGCGGTCCACGGCGACCTTGGTATGGTAACGAAGGAGGATGCTGCCATTGTTATTTCCAAGAGTGGCGAGACGGATGAATTATGGGCTGTACTGCCTTACTTGAAAATCCTTGGTATTCCCATTATCGGACTGCTGGGAAACGTCAACAGCGGAATGGCAGAAAAGTGCGATGTTGTTCTCGATGCTTCCGTGTCGGAGGAAGGCTGCCCGATGAACCTCGCGCCGACTGCTTCCACGACCGCTGCATTGGCATTGGGTGACGCTTTGGCTGTCGCTTTGCTGAAAGCGAAGGGATTTCAAGCCGAGGACTTCAAGTTCCTGCACCCGGGCGGTGCGCTGGGAAGACGGCTCTCGCTCACAATTCAGGATGTCATGCATGCTGAAAACGAGATGCCGATTGTAAACAGCAAGGACGACCTCAAGACTTCAATCATGTGCATGACCAGGCAAAGACTTGGCGCCGTTTGTGTAGTTGACGACCAAGGCAATCTGCTTGGGATTTTCACCGACGGTGATCTGCGGCGGTCGCTTGAACGAAATGTTGACTTGTCGCGTGTAAAGATTGGTGAAGTGGCAACGCGCAACCCAAAAACCGTTTCACCGGACTTGTTGGTCAGCAGAGCAGTGAATATCATGGAACAATTCAATATCATGGTGCTTCCTGTTGTTGAAGAGAGCGGCAAACTGGTGGGTATCGTTCACATGCACGACCTGCTTAAATCCGGTATCGGAAGATGA
- a CDS encoding HAD hydrolase family protein, translated as MNNRLKSAVLSFQPELPAEIAVRLRKIRLLIVDVDGVLTNGTIYLSDELSESKGFSTRDGLILGRMSKMGLSTCAISGRKSKATEERLRSLRFDELHLGHLAKWPIAEQVIHARGLRPEETAFIGDDLVDVPAMAKVGLSVAPMDAHPAVLSGVDIVLNTRGGSGCVREFCDYWLIANGKWQEFVNSFEAEPK; from the coding sequence TTGAACAATCGCTTGAAGTCAGCCGTCTTGTCTTTCCAGCCTGAGCTGCCAGCTGAAATAGCTGTCCGGCTCAGGAAAATCCGGCTATTGATAGTGGACGTGGACGGTGTCCTTACCAATGGGACTATTTATTTAAGTGATGAACTTAGTGAATCTAAGGGCTTTTCCACTCGTGATGGGCTAATTCTCGGACGTATGTCAAAGATGGGCTTGTCGACTTGTGCCATATCCGGCCGCAAATCAAAGGCAACCGAAGAGAGGCTGCGCTCGCTGCGGTTTGATGAGCTTCATTTGGGACATCTGGCAAAGTGGCCGATCGCCGAACAAGTTATTCATGCTCGCGGATTGAGGCCAGAAGAGACGGCGTTTATTGGCGATGATCTGGTGGATGTGCCGGCAATGGCCAAAGTCGGCCTTTCAGTAGCACCGATGGATGCACATCCTGCTGTGCTGTCAGGAGTTGACATCGTCCTGAACACCCGAGGTGGGAGTGGTTGTGTGCGCGAGTTCTGCGACTACTGGCTAATCGCCAACGGCAAGTGGCAAGAATTCGTCAATAGCTTTGAGGCCGAGCCTAAATGA
- the rpoN gene encoding RNA polymerase factor sigma-54 yields MELRQVLKPDLQQYLQPQQILRSELIQLPMLELELRVRAELQENPFLEEVAEDEAVVDKSVSEVETDSSAAALDDNEDSGYEPPVRSERDELDSRESRTEEDVDWDSFLNDEDQSFYKASRFTGTGEELGELPRPFVQSLAEYLEDQLRLQRLSDEEYRVGQYIIGSVNRDGFLSYPVEEIARELNVDVPLAVKVLHIVQELDPPGIAARDLRECLLIQLRQKDDPHKFRTAIRMLTETYDDFMNKRFEIVARKLAVSLDEVKSAYEDIRRLNPKPGEGYFDEKQNYIVPDLVVARVNDEGEFAVFLNDGNTPNFHVNTAYKEMFLSGNTDKKVKEFVTRKLESARWFINAIHQRRATILRTMRAIVERQKDFFMKGREHLKPMILQDIAEDIGMDISTISRVTNGKYVQTEWGVFELKYFFSERMETSDGEEISTKVIKSRLQEIIDAEDKGDPLSDQAIAEMLAEEGFPIARRTVQKYREQLSIPVKRLRREI; encoded by the coding sequence ATGGAATTAAGACAAGTCCTTAAACCCGATCTTCAGCAATATCTTCAGCCGCAGCAAATCCTGCGGAGTGAACTTATTCAACTCCCCATGCTCGAGCTCGAACTCCGCGTCCGTGCTGAGCTGCAGGAGAATCCGTTCCTCGAAGAGGTGGCCGAAGATGAAGCGGTTGTAGACAAATCTGTGTCCGAAGTCGAAACGGACTCCTCCGCCGCTGCGCTCGATGACAACGAAGACAGCGGATATGAGCCGCCCGTCCGAAGCGAAAGGGATGAACTCGATAGTCGCGAATCCCGTACGGAAGAGGATGTGGATTGGGACAGTTTCCTCAACGATGAAGACCAGTCCTTTTATAAGGCCTCTCGATTCACCGGTACCGGCGAAGAACTTGGCGAATTGCCGCGCCCCTTCGTCCAATCGCTTGCAGAATATCTGGAAGACCAGCTTAGGTTGCAAAGACTGTCCGACGAAGAGTACAGGGTCGGGCAATACATCATCGGCTCTGTTAATCGCGATGGCTTCTTAAGCTATCCCGTCGAAGAAATCGCTCGCGAACTGAATGTGGACGTGCCGCTGGCCGTAAAAGTTCTTCACATCGTTCAGGAACTCGACCCGCCCGGGATTGCAGCCCGCGACCTCCGCGAATGCCTGTTGATTCAATTGCGGCAGAAAGACGACCCGCACAAGTTCCGCACAGCCATTCGCATGCTGACCGAAACGTATGACGATTTCATGAATAAACGTTTCGAAATTGTCGCGCGCAAGCTCGCCGTATCTTTGGATGAAGTCAAGTCCGCCTACGAGGATATTCGCCGGCTGAATCCAAAGCCCGGTGAAGGTTACTTTGATGAAAAACAGAACTACATTGTTCCTGATCTCGTTGTGGCACGAGTTAATGACGAGGGTGAGTTCGCCGTCTTCCTGAATGACGGAAATACTCCCAACTTTCACGTCAACACCGCCTACAAGGAAATGTTCCTGTCCGGAAACACGGACAAGAAGGTCAAGGAGTTCGTCACACGCAAACTTGAAAGCGCGCGCTGGTTTATCAATGCAATTCATCAGCGCCGTGCCACGATTCTGCGGACAATGAGGGCGATTGTGGAGCGTCAAAAGGATTTCTTCATGAAAGGCCGCGAGCACTTGAAACCGATGATTCTGCAGGATATCGCAGAAGACATCGGGATGGACATCTCCACAATCTCCCGCGTTACGAACGGTAAGTACGTGCAAACGGAATGGGGCGTTTTCGAACTCAAGTACTTCTTCAGCGAACGGATGGAAACCTCCGACGGTGAAGAAATCTCCACGAAGGTCATTAAGTCCCGCCTGCAGGAAATCATCGATGCCGAGGATAAAGGTGACCCGCTGAGTGATCAAGCCATCGCTGAAATGTTGGCCGAAGAAGGTTTCCCAATTGCTCGCCGAACCGTTCAAAAATATCGTGAACAGCTCAGCATTCCGGTGAAGCGCCTCCGTCGAGAAATCTGA
- the lon gene encoding endopeptidase La: MSIETFETREPDLLPVLPLRDVVVFPSMIFPLLIGRAATLVAIEKAMLQERRILLVTQRDPGTEDIAPKDLFEVGVVANVLQTLKLPNGLVKVLVEGVRRAKIAAWSPESDCLYATIEPLEMRGAEGAEARAHMKVALRAFRDYVSLNRQLPDEILLTLNNLNEPIAVADFIAAHLPMVAVRKQEILEQSYIPEQYSHINRVLDEEIELLKIERNIEGQVREKISRTQRNFFLQEQMKIIKKELGEEGDEEFSDVIAYRKKLRKLRMPKEVRTRAEEEMDKLRGMPMMSPEATVLKNYLDWLFAMPWGVTTTDRLDLTEAERILDEDHFGLRKPKERILEHLAVLARVERIRGPILCLVGPPGVGKTSLGRSIARAMGRNFVRISLGGVRDEAEIRGHRRTYIGSMPGRIIQGMKRAGSMNPVFLLDEIDKMSSDFRGDPASALLEVLDPEQNSTFSDHYLEVDFDLSQILFITTANIKHDIPLPLQDRMEIIDLHGYLHHEKMHIAREFLLPKQMRDHGLREGELSIAPTAMDRIISSYTRESGVRELERLMARVCRKVAKENAGSSSKTFTLQPNKLDKMLGVPPYKDNQIEKGDRIGTAVGLAWTSLGGEILNIQASVMKGKGSIQLTGRLGDVMKESAHAAVSFIRAYGAEWGVHADFVQKCDVHFHIPEAATPKDGPSAGITLATALLSALTTTPVPADIAMTGEITLRGHVLPIGGLAEKTMAAKRAGIRKVIIPAENEPDWLELDKALRQGLEVTYAENIVDVWRELFPVKKSTRAIAAPSAQDTASH, translated from the coding sequence ATGTCCATCGAAACCTTCGAGACCCGCGAACCCGACCTCCTCCCTGTGCTGCCTCTGCGGGATGTGGTTGTCTTCCCCTCGATGATATTCCCGCTCCTTATCGGACGAGCAGCCACTCTGGTCGCCATAGAAAAAGCCATGCTGCAAGAGCGGCGGATTCTCCTTGTCACTCAGCGTGACCCCGGCACCGAAGACATCGCCCCGAAGGACCTCTTTGAAGTCGGTGTTGTCGCCAATGTGTTGCAGACTCTCAAGCTTCCCAATGGACTTGTCAAGGTATTGGTGGAAGGTGTCCGAAGGGCTAAAATCGCGGCGTGGTCGCCCGAATCCGATTGCCTCTACGCGACAATTGAGCCGTTGGAGATGCGTGGCGCCGAAGGTGCCGAAGCACGGGCGCACATGAAAGTGGCATTGCGCGCTTTCCGCGATTATGTCAGTCTGAACCGCCAGCTTCCCGACGAAATTCTTCTGACACTGAACAATCTGAATGAACCCATCGCAGTTGCCGATTTCATCGCCGCCCACCTGCCAATGGTGGCTGTTCGCAAACAAGAGATTCTCGAACAGTCCTATATTCCCGAGCAATACTCACACATCAATCGCGTCCTTGATGAGGAAATCGAACTGCTCAAGATAGAGCGCAATATCGAAGGACAAGTTCGCGAAAAAATCTCCCGCACGCAGCGCAACTTCTTCCTCCAGGAACAGATGAAGATTATCAAGAAGGAGCTGGGTGAAGAAGGTGACGAAGAGTTTTCGGACGTCATCGCCTATCGCAAGAAGCTGCGCAAACTGCGTATGCCTAAAGAAGTGCGGACGCGCGCGGAAGAGGAAATGGACAAGTTGCGCGGCATGCCGATGATGTCACCCGAAGCCACCGTCCTGAAAAACTACCTCGACTGGCTCTTCGCCATGCCGTGGGGCGTGACGACTACGGACAGGCTGGATCTCACCGAAGCAGAGCGGATTCTCGATGAAGACCATTTCGGGCTGCGCAAACCCAAGGAGAGAATCCTTGAGCATCTTGCAGTCCTTGCGCGTGTTGAGAGAATCCGCGGACCCATACTCTGTCTGGTTGGACCTCCCGGCGTCGGCAAGACCTCGCTCGGTCGCTCAATCGCCCGCGCTATGGGACGGAATTTCGTCAGAATTTCCTTGGGAGGCGTGCGTGATGAAGCGGAGATTCGCGGTCATCGCAGAACCTACATCGGCTCAATGCCCGGCCGCATCATTCAGGGCATGAAGCGCGCAGGCTCGATGAATCCAGTGTTTCTCCTCGATGAAATTGACAAGATGTCTTCTGACTTTCGCGGCGATCCTGCGTCTGCTTTGCTCGAAGTGCTGGATCCGGAGCAAAACTCGACCTTTTCCGATCACTACCTCGAAGTGGATTTTGATCTCTCGCAGATTCTATTTATCACCACTGCAAATATCAAGCACGACATTCCATTGCCGCTGCAGGACCGTATGGAGATTATTGACCTTCATGGTTATCTGCACCACGAAAAAATGCACATCGCCCGCGAGTTCCTGCTCCCCAAGCAGATGCGAGACCACGGCTTGAGAGAGGGCGAATTGAGCATTGCACCAACTGCAATGGACAGAATCATCTCGTCATACACCCGCGAATCCGGTGTCCGTGAACTTGAGAGACTTATGGCCAGAGTCTGCCGCAAAGTCGCCAAAGAAAATGCCGGCAGTTCCAGCAAGACCTTTACTCTGCAGCCCAACAAGCTGGACAAAATGCTCGGAGTCCCGCCCTACAAGGATAATCAGATCGAAAAAGGCGACCGCATCGGCACTGCCGTCGGTTTGGCGTGGACATCCTTGGGCGGTGAGATTTTGAACATTCAGGCTAGCGTGATGAAGGGCAAAGGTTCTATTCAATTGACAGGTCGTTTAGGCGACGTGATGAAGGAATCCGCGCACGCCGCCGTATCATTCATTCGTGCCTACGGCGCCGAATGGGGAGTGCATGCGGACTTTGTGCAGAAGTGTGACGTGCATTTTCATATCCCCGAGGCGGCTACTCCGAAGGACGGTCCCTCGGCGGGCATTACGCTTGCTACGGCGCTGCTATCAGCTCTTACCACGACACCCGTGCCGGCTGACATTGCAATGACGGGTGAGATAACCCTGCGCGGCCACGTGCTCCCTATCGGCGGGCTTGCTGAAAAGACAATGGCCGCTAAGCGTGCCGGCATCCGGAAAGTTATCATTCCTGCCGAGAATGAACCGGATTGGCTTGAGTTGGATAAGGCGCTGCGGCAGGGACTGGAAGTCACCTATGCCGAGAACATTGTCGATGTATGGCGCGAACTTTTCCCCGTTAAGAAATCCACTCGGGCAATTGCCGCCCCTTCTGCTCAGGATACCGCATCGCACTGA
- a CDS encoding YihA family ribosome biogenesis GTP-binding protein codes for MAKAFSIPAAEFSKSCTDLRQAPKPALPEVAFIGRSNVGKSSLINSLLNRKGLALASATPGKTRLLNYFKIGESICYFVDLPGYGFAKVSKSLQEEWSGFLEDYLADSARLKLAVLIVDSRRGLTDLDMQMIQALQIYRRAFVVAVTKIDKLNRQEREKSLTGIRGPALSLGASHVILYSSVTHEGRDALWDVIAEAVQ; via the coding sequence GTGGCCAAGGCTTTTTCCATCCCTGCCGCCGAGTTCTCGAAGTCCTGTACTGACTTAAGACAGGCGCCAAAACCTGCGCTGCCCGAAGTAGCGTTCATTGGCCGCAGCAATGTGGGCAAGTCCTCTTTGATTAACTCGCTGCTGAATCGTAAAGGACTCGCACTCGCAAGCGCCACACCCGGCAAGACACGCCTGCTTAACTACTTCAAGATCGGTGAGAGTATTTGCTACTTCGTGGATTTGCCCGGTTATGGCTTTGCCAAGGTCTCAAAATCACTGCAAGAGGAGTGGTCGGGCTTCCTCGAAGACTATCTCGCCGATTCTGCACGACTAAAACTCGCCGTATTGATAGTTGACTCCCGTCGTGGCCTTACCGACCTTGACATGCAGATGATTCAGGCGCTGCAAATCTACCGCCGCGCCTTTGTCGTCGCGGTGACGAAAATCGACAAGTTGAACAGGCAGGAACGTGAAAAGAGCCTCACCGGTATCCGCGGACCTGCACTCTCGCTCGGAGCTTCTCATGTCATTCTGTACTCCAGCGTGACTCATGAAGGACGCGATGCGCTTTGGGACGTAATTGCCGAAGCTGTGCAATAA
- the pdxT gene encoding pyridoxal 5'-phosphate synthase glutaminase subunit PdxT, producing MARVGVLALQGDFPMHEKRLRELGCEVRQVRNAADLTGLEALVWPGGESTTMTRVMSDELRTALLSFCSAHPVWGTCAGMIMLSHTDVDPRVKTLGIADVHVNRNGWGRQVHSFEGELRLVPELTEKKPCVGMFIRAPRITSVGNEVRVLAWYRDEPVAVSQGNILLTTFHPELTDDDRFHRLLLSWIIEPHKNRTASTGDRN from the coding sequence ATGGCGCGGGTGGGAGTGCTGGCACTGCAGGGGGATTTCCCGATGCATGAGAAGCGGTTGCGTGAGCTGGGTTGTGAGGTCAGGCAGGTGCGCAACGCGGCGGACTTGACGGGGTTGGAGGCTCTGGTTTGGCCGGGAGGGGAGAGCACGACGATGACTCGTGTCATGAGCGACGAATTGCGTACAGCATTGCTGAGCTTCTGTTCGGCACATCCGGTGTGGGGCACCTGCGCGGGAATGATCATGCTTTCGCATACGGACGTCGATCCCCGGGTGAAGACGCTTGGAATTGCAGACGTTCATGTAAATCGCAACGGTTGGGGCAGGCAGGTGCACTCGTTTGAAGGTGAATTGAGATTGGTACCCGAATTGACCGAGAAAAAGCCTTGTGTCGGAATGTTTATACGCGCACCGAGAATTACGTCGGTGGGCAATGAAGTCCGGGTATTAGCATGGTATCGAGACGAGCCTGTCGCAGTGTCGCAAGGCAACATTTTATTAACAACATTTCATCCTGAACTGACGGATGACGACCGGTTTCACAGGTTGTTATTGTCATGGATTATAGAACCTCACAAGAATCGCACCGCAAGCACGGGAGACCGAAATTGA
- the lptB gene encoding LPS export ABC transporter ATP-binding protein, which yields MNDLVDSHASAVSLTAPEFSTTLRGQELVKFYGKRKVVDGVSVYVNTGEIVGLLGPNGAGKTTSFYMMTGMIRPKSGHVYLGNAEVTHWPMYKRARLGMGYLSQEPSVFRKLTVRQNLMAILELLPISRAERKLRADELIAEFRLEHVVNNKGFQLSGGERRRVEIARSLVTRPKFMLLDEPFAGIDPIAVADIQTIVRSLKDRGIGVLITDHNVRETLAITDRAYLIYSGRLLMEGTAEFLASSEEARRIYLGDSFRL from the coding sequence GTGAATGATTTAGTAGATTCACACGCATCGGCTGTGTCCCTTACGGCTCCGGAATTCTCCACGACGCTGCGTGGTCAGGAACTCGTGAAATTCTATGGCAAACGAAAGGTCGTGGACGGCGTCTCCGTGTATGTGAATACTGGGGAAATCGTGGGGTTGCTCGGTCCGAACGGAGCCGGCAAGACGACTTCTTTCTACATGATGACCGGCATGATCCGGCCAAAGTCCGGTCATGTGTATCTCGGAAATGCAGAAGTCACTCATTGGCCGATGTATAAGCGGGCGAGGCTCGGCATGGGCTACCTCTCGCAAGAACCGTCAGTCTTCAGAAAACTGACTGTGCGCCAGAATTTGATGGCAATCCTTGAGTTGCTTCCCATTTCCCGGGCAGAACGCAAACTTCGTGCGGATGAGCTGATAGCTGAGTTCCGACTCGAGCACGTTGTAAACAACAAGGGATTTCAACTTTCCGGCGGAGAACGCCGTCGCGTTGAGATCGCTCGGTCTCTTGTCACCCGGCCGAAATTCATGCTGCTCGATGAACCATTCGCCGGAATTGACCCGATTGCCGTTGCCGACATTCAAACTATTGTTCGATCATTAAAAGATCGTGGCATAGGCGTGTTAATAACCGACCATAACGTCCGGGAAACTCTTGCGATAACTGACCGGGCATACTTGATTTACAGCGGCAGGCTCCTCATGGAAGGTACCGCGGAATTTCTCGCCAGCAGCGAGGAAGCACGCCGCATCTACCTCGGCGATTCTTTCCGGCTCTGA
- the lptC gene encoding LPS export ABC transporter periplasmic protein LptC — translation MILRVLFAWTALILCFGCSTPSPPPQTPAEEVYPEQELFGARISFYTEDRLATLIDAGRVLQFEKQNLIILDSGIVADFFDEQGNQRTRIWADSGTASETSRNLNAFGHVVAVSDSGERLETDVLRYDHAQGLIFADGPVKISTPTDTIYGTGFRADKNLRNWTVLDPSGVTLRDRPSKSSPAAPPDTVQINDSLVP, via the coding sequence ATGATTCTCCGGGTGCTGTTTGCCTGGACCGCGCTGATTCTTTGTTTCGGGTGCTCCACCCCTTCGCCGCCACCGCAAACTCCCGCAGAAGAGGTTTATCCGGAGCAGGAACTCTTTGGTGCGCGCATTTCGTTCTATACAGAAGACCGGCTCGCTACCTTGATTGACGCAGGACGGGTACTGCAATTCGAAAAGCAGAATCTCATTATTCTCGATAGCGGCATTGTCGCAGATTTTTTTGATGAGCAAGGTAATCAACGAACGCGCATTTGGGCGGATTCGGGGACTGCATCGGAAACATCCCGCAATCTCAATGCCTTCGGGCACGTTGTTGCAGTTTCGGACAGCGGAGAACGGCTTGAGACAGATGTGCTCCGGTATGACCATGCACAGGGGCTGATATTCGCCGACGGACCTGTCAAAATCTCGACGCCCACCGATACAATATATGGTACGGGGTTTCGAGCTGACAAGAACCTTCGGAATTGGACAGTACTTGATCCTTCCGGTGTAACTCTGCGTGACCGGCCATCCAAGTCGTCACCTGCGGCTCCGCCTGATACTGTACAGATAAATGATTCTCTCGTTCCGTGA